The proteins below are encoded in one region of Peptoniphilus sp. GNH:
- a CDS encoding metal ABC transporter permease, with protein sequence MLEFAFMRKALLAGFMLSIMIPMIGIVMVNRKTSMIGDALSHTALTGVGLGLILGFDPLIGSAIICIIAAFLIELIRKKFPQYGDMATAVIMSTGLGLASILSDFAPGGNSLESYLFGSISSVTDRDCINIAIIFILIVLTSVFRYSGLLAISIDSNLARLSGIKVRALNNLFTLLSAITIALAVKIVGALMVTSLVVLPVATSLIVARSYKQTYFLTVALGVLYMMVGIISSYHFDIKPGGAIVVNAVLGMLIFAALSKLKKKSAK encoded by the coding sequence ATGCGCAAGGCCCTCCTTGCTGGGTTTATGCTTTCAATAATGATACCTATGATTGGTATAGTCATGGTTAATAGAAAAACTTCCATGATTGGCGATGCCCTATCGCACACAGCCCTTACTGGCGTTGGATTGGGTCTTATCTTGGGTTTTGATCCCCTTATAGGATCTGCCATAATATGTATTATCGCCGCGTTCTTAATAGAACTTATAAGAAAAAAATTCCCTCAATATGGGGACATGGCAACAGCTGTGATTATGTCAACTGGTTTGGGTCTTGCTTCTATACTTTCAGACTTCGCACCAGGTGGCAATTCCTTAGAATCTTATCTCTTTGGTTCTATTTCCTCTGTAACCGACAGAGACTGCATTAATATCGCCATAATCTTTATTCTTATAGTGCTTACTTCTGTATTTAGATATTCGGGACTTTTGGCAATTTCAATTGATTCAAACTTGGCCCGCCTATCCGGGATAAAGGTGAGAGCCTTGAACAATCTTTTCACTTTGTTATCAGCAATTACAATAGCTCTAGCTGTGAAAATTGTCGGAGCTCTTATGGTTACATCACTTGTTGTTTTACCAGTGGCCACCTCTCTTATAGTGGCAAGATCCTACAAGCAAACCTATTTTCTTACAGTTGCTCTGGGAGTGCTATATATGATGGTAGGAATAATAAGCTCTTATCATTTTGATATAAAGCCTGGTGGAGCCATAGTAGTAAATGCAGTGCTTGGCATGTTAATTTTTGCAGCTCTTAGTAAATTAAAAAAGAAATCTGCTAAATAA
- the cadA gene encoding cadmium-translocating P-type ATPase codes for MKKKHKIMIARIAVSAILTIIFNFVHVNPILKGLVFMGIYLIISHDILRKALLGIKNGQIFDENFLMTIATVGAISLAIYERSGDYNEAIAVMLFYQIGELFQAIAVERSRSNIADLMNIRPDYANIEKNDEIVQVDPDEVEIGSIIIVKPGEKVPIDGIVIEGESTLNTSALTGESLPREVWVGETIYSGSVNMTGLIKVETIKEFGESTVSKILELVEESTDRKSKSEDFISKFAKIYTPAVCFSALALAILPPLIRHFALNTSPDFEVWIYRALTFLVISCPCALVVSIPLSFFAGIGGASKEGILIKGANYLETLSKASYVVFDKTGTLTRGVFEVTGVHHSKIEDSKLLEYAAHAEIASSHPIAKSIKEAYGKRIDMSRVSNIKEISGNGILANVDDKLIAIGNDKLMEELGIEYKKCRSIGTIIHIGIDGEYFGHIVIADTIKKNSKKAIEELKGLGIKTTIMLTGDGKKVAENVANELKLDRIYSELLPADKVEKVEDLFKEKGNQGSLIFAGDGINDAPVLRRADVGVAMGAMGSDAAIEAADLVLMDDDPLKLSKAIKIAKKCIRIVYQNIVLAIGIKLICLVLGALGLANMWIAIFADVGVMVIAVLNAIRVMFTKNV; via the coding sequence ATGAAAAAAAAGCATAAGATAATGATTGCAAGGATAGCTGTAAGTGCTATTCTTACAATCATATTTAATTTTGTTCACGTAAATCCAATTCTAAAGGGACTTGTTTTTATGGGAATTTATCTCATAATATCTCATGATATTTTGCGTAAGGCTCTTCTTGGAATTAAGAATGGGCAAATATTTGATGAAAATTTTCTTATGACAATTGCAACTGTTGGTGCTATTTCCTTGGCTATTTATGAAAGATCGGGAGACTATAACGAAGCCATAGCGGTTATGTTATTTTATCAAATCGGAGAACTCTTCCAAGCCATAGCCGTTGAAAGGTCTAGGTCCAATATAGCTGATTTGATGAATATTAGACCTGACTATGCCAACATAGAAAAAAACGATGAGATAGTTCAAGTAGATCCGGACGAAGTCGAAATTGGCAGCATAATAATTGTGAAACCTGGAGAAAAAGTGCCGATAGATGGCATTGTTATCGAGGGGGAATCTACCCTAAATACAAGTGCTTTGACGGGAGAATCTCTTCCAAGAGAAGTTTGGGTAGGAGAGACAATTTATTCTGGATCTGTAAATATGACAGGTCTTATTAAGGTTGAGACTATAAAAGAATTTGGCGAATCGACAGTTTCTAAAATTTTAGAGTTGGTTGAGGAGTCTACGGATAGAAAATCCAAGTCAGAAGATTTTATTTCAAAATTTGCGAAAATATACACACCAGCTGTTTGCTTTTCGGCTCTAGCCTTGGCTATTTTGCCACCGCTTATAAGGCATTTTGCTTTGAATACAAGCCCCGATTTTGAGGTTTGGATTTATAGGGCCCTTACTTTCTTGGTAATATCCTGCCCATGTGCCCTTGTCGTATCAATTCCTTTGAGCTTTTTTGCAGGCATTGGTGGAGCGAGCAAGGAAGGTATACTGATAAAAGGGGCCAATTATTTAGAGACTCTTTCTAAAGCCTCGTATGTAGTATTTGACAAGACAGGAACCCTCACAAGAGGTGTCTTTGAGGTCACAGGAGTGCATCATAGCAAAATTGAAGACTCCAAACTCTTGGAATATGCTGCCCATGCTGAGATAGCATCTAGTCACCCCATAGCTAAGAGCATCAAGGAAGCTTATGGCAAGAGAATTGACATGTCCAGAGTTTCAAATATAAAAGAAATTTCCGGAAATGGCATCTTGGCAAATGTAGATGATAAATTAATTGCCATAGGAAATGACAAGCTGATGGAAGAACTTGGCATAGAATATAAAAAATGCAGATCTATTGGAACTATTATTCACATAGGAATAGATGGCGAATATTTCGGACATATAGTAATAGCAGATACTATAAAGAAAAATTCCAAAAAGGCAATAGAGGAGTTAAAAGGCTTGGGAATCAAAACTACCATAATGCTTACTGGAGATGGAAAGAAAGTAGCTGAAAATGTAGCAAATGAATTGAAACTCGATAGAATATATTCAGAGCTTTTACCTGCGGACAAGGTAGAAAAGGTTGAGGATCTTTTTAAAGAAAAGGGCAATCAAGGAAGTCTTATATTTGCAGGAGACGGAATTAATGATGCTCCAGTCTTGAGAAGAGCCGATGTAGGAGTTGCCATGGGGGCCATGGGCTCTGATGCCGCCATAGAGGCTGCTGACCTAGTGCTTATGGATGATGACCCTCTGAAGCTATCAAAGGCCATCAAGATAGCCAAAAAATGCATTAGAATAGTATATCAGAACATAGTCCTAGCCATAGGAATCAAACTCATCTGTTTGGTTTTAGGCGCTCTGGGTCTTGCTAATATGTGGATAGCGATATTTGCAGATGTGGGAGTCATGGTAATAGCTGTTTTGAATGCTATAAGAGTTATGTTTACAAAAAATGTTTAA
- a CDS encoding heavy-metal-associated domain-containing protein has translation MKKVYKIEVDCANCANKIQDAVEKIEGVEAAKINFMLQKLTVTYAEGVDVKLKLDEIVKLAKKIEPDFVLN, from the coding sequence ATGAAAAAAGTTTATAAAATTGAAGTTGATTGTGCTAATTGTGCAAACAAGATTCAGGACGCTGTAGAAAAGATTGAAGGAGTTGAGGCAGCTAAGATAAATTTCATGCTTCAAAAACTCACAGTAACTTATGCAGAAGGAGTGGATGTCAAGTTAAAATTGGATGAGATAGTAAAACTTGCTAAGAAGATTGAACCTGATTTTGTCTTGAATTGA
- a CDS encoding metalloregulator ArsR/SmtB family transcription factor: MENFKLPHNHGNNTEVDIIKKDIDDIAKFEEVANVFKQLSDASRIRIFWLLCHREECVINISEFVAMSSPAVSHHLRSLKESGLIKSRRFGKEVYYSVAENDAANVLHKAIEDIMDITCP; the protein is encoded by the coding sequence ATGGAAAACTTTAAGCTGCCCCATAATCATGGGAACAATACAGAAGTAGATATAATAAAAAAAGATATAGATGATATAGCGAAATTCGAAGAAGTTGCCAATGTATTCAAGCAACTCTCAGACGCATCTAGAATTAGAATATTTTGGCTTCTCTGTCACAGAGAAGAATGTGTAATAAATATATCCGAGTTTGTGGCTATGTCGAGCCCTGCAGTAAGCCATCATTTGAGAAGTTTAAAAGAAAGTGGCCTTATAAAGAGCAGAAGATTTGGTAAAGAAGTTTATTATAGCGTCGCAGAAAATGATGCTGCAAATGTCCTTCACAAAGCTATAGAAGATATTATGGATATAACTTGCCCATGA
- the mnmH gene encoding tRNA 2-selenouridine(34) synthase MnmH produces MFKATDYEEILKFKNPLFIDLRSEGEFEDGTILGAISMPLLSNEERKIVGTLYVSGDVKGAKEKGVEFFAPKLTDYYRRISQMEEEHEVVIFCSRGGFRSTALFNLLKTLGHNVYKLNYGYKAYRKYVLNFMDTLEDYKYVVLKGYTGCGKTEILKELRKRGENVLDLEGLAKHRGSLFGGVGMGPQPSQKTFESELMESFKSFKQGPIFVEGESSRIGSINLPAKLIKAMAQTDKVFLIEDTIERRIERIKSDYLSDYGLEKKEEIISAFENLKRYISAKRYENYLKMVDEENFDFIIKDLIIKYYDANYSINKDKIFYKVFSEDIKKSCDTILNILK; encoded by the coding sequence ATGTTTAAAGCGACAGATTATGAAGAAATTTTAAAATTTAAAAATCCTCTCTTTATTGACTTGCGAAGTGAAGGAGAGTTTGAAGACGGGACAATTTTAGGGGCAATATCCATGCCTCTACTTTCAAATGAGGAGAGAAAAATTGTAGGTACTCTCTATGTGTCAGGAGATGTAAAGGGAGCAAAGGAAAAAGGTGTGGAGTTTTTTGCGCCTAAGCTTACTGATTATTATAGGCGCATTTCCCAAATGGAAGAAGAACATGAAGTTGTCATCTTTTGTTCCAGGGGAGGTTTTCGTTCCACTGCACTTTTTAATCTCTTAAAGACCTTGGGACACAATGTCTACAAGTTAAATTACGGATACAAGGCATATAGAAAATATGTACTTAACTTTATGGACACCCTTGAGGATTACAAGTATGTGGTCCTTAAAGGCTACACTGGCTGTGGCAAGACGGAAATTTTAAAAGAGTTAAGGAAGCGAGGTGAGAATGTCCTTGACCTTGAAGGGCTTGCAAAACACAGAGGTTCCCTCTTTGGTGGAGTTGGCATGGGACCACAGCCTTCTCAAAAGACCTTTGAGTCGGAGCTTATGGAAAGCTTTAAAAGTTTTAAACAAGGTCCGATCTTTGTAGAAGGAGAGTCCTCACGCATAGGAAGCATAAATCTTCCTGCAAAACTTATAAAGGCTATGGCACAGACGGATAAAGTTTTTTTAATCGAGGACACAATTGAAAGAAGAATAGAGAGAATTAAATCAGACTATTTAAGTGACTATGGCTTGGAGAAAAAAGAAGAAATTATCTCGGCATTTGAAAATTTAAAGAGATATATAAGTGCCAAGAGATACGAAAATTATTTGAAGATGGTGGATGAAGAAAACTTCGATTTTATAATTAAAGACTTGATAATAAAATACTATGACGCCAATTACTCTATAAATAAGGACAAAATTTTTTATAAAGTTTTTAGTGAAGATATTAAAAAATCCTGTGACACAATACTTAATATCCTAAAATAA
- the selD gene encoding selenide, water dikinase SelD, whose product MKLQVCGGCNAKISASSLKATLDILEVFKRKEVLEGFAKNDDAAIIKLSDDIAVALTCDFFPPMVEDPFAFGEIAAANALSDIYAMGGEPVAALNLVCFPEEEDRIILEEILKGGAAKLKEAQCSLVGGHSIHDPRIKYGLCVMGTLNPKKIYNNSSSKVGDKLILTKPLGVSLLSSARTVGECEDKYFEGAVESMRTLNKYACEILKKYKVNAMTDVTGFGLIGHLSEMVSDTAVIYSKNLKILPGAKEAAEEFLFTAGGQRNRKSYANLVDFEIQDFALEEVLFDPQTSGGILAAVAEDGEKILEELKRAGIPAAIVGEIIPAQDKKIIVR is encoded by the coding sequence ATGAAGCTTCAAGTATGCGGAGGTTGTAATGCAAAAATTTCAGCCTCCTCTTTAAAAGCAACTTTAGACATATTGGAAGTATTTAAGAGAAAGGAAGTCTTGGAAGGCTTTGCAAAAAATGACGATGCCGCCATTATAAAATTAAGTGACGATATAGCAGTGGCACTTACCTGCGACTTCTTTCCTCCAATGGTAGAAGACCCTTTTGCCTTTGGAGAAATTGCAGCGGCAAATGCCCTGTCAGATATTTATGCCATGGGTGGCGAGCCTGTGGCGGCACTTAACTTAGTCTGCTTTCCAGAAGAGGAAGACAGAATTATTTTGGAAGAAATATTAAAGGGTGGTGCTGCAAAACTTAAAGAGGCCCAGTGTAGCTTGGTGGGCGGCCATTCCATTCACGACCCTAGGATAAAATATGGACTCTGTGTCATGGGAACTTTAAATCCGAAAAAAATTTACAACAATAGCTCCTCAAAAGTGGGCGACAAATTAATACTTACAAAGCCCCTGGGAGTGTCCCTACTCTCATCTGCAAGAACTGTGGGTGAATGTGAGGATAAATATTTTGAAGGCGCAGTGGAGTCCATGAGAACTTTAAACAAGTATGCCTGCGAAATACTTAAAAAGTACAAAGTAAATGCCATGACTGATGTGACAGGCTTTGGCCTTATAGGTCACTTGAGTGAAATGGTCTCAGACACAGCTGTGATTTATTCAAAAAATTTAAAAATACTTCCCGGTGCCAAGGAGGCTGCAGAGGAATTTCTCTTTACTGCAGGAGGCCAGCGCAACAGAAAGTCTTATGCCAATTTGGTGGACTTTGAAATCCAGGACTTTGCCTTGGAAGAAGTCCTTTTCGATCCCCAAACATCTGGAGGTATTTTGGCGGCAGTTGCAGAAGATGGAGAAAAAATTTTGGAAGAGTTGAAACGTGCAGGAATTCCCGCAGCAATTGTTGGAGAAATAATTCCCGCTCAAGATAAAAAAATAATAGTGAGGTAA
- the yedF gene encoding sulfurtransferase-like selenium metabolism protein YedF: MKEINALGLLCPRPVILAKKLIKEETPKEFTVLVDNEIATENLSKMADQLGYDTDVEKKDKVYKVKFKKDKEKKVEQDYSKDEFIVVFSSDELGIGDEEFSKKLLEGFLYSLSEKDQVPTYVVLYNHGVRLSTINENTVADLKKLESKGTTVLSCGLCLGNYNLKDDLKVGQVTNMDNIVDLQIHYRTVKPC; the protein is encoded by the coding sequence ATGAAAGAAATCAATGCTCTTGGACTTCTTTGTCCAAGACCTGTAATACTTGCGAAAAAGTTAATTAAAGAAGAAACCCCAAAAGAATTTACAGTCCTTGTAGATAATGAAATCGCAACTGAAAATCTCTCCAAGATGGCTGACCAATTGGGCTACGATACAGATGTAGAAAAAAAAGACAAGGTCTACAAAGTAAAATTTAAAAAAGATAAGGAGAAAAAAGTTGAACAAGACTACAGCAAGGACGAATTTATTGTAGTATTTTCATCTGATGAACTTGGCATAGGAGACGAGGAATTTTCCAAAAAACTTTTGGAAGGATTTCTCTACTCCCTTTCAGAAAAAGACCAAGTCCCCACATATGTAGTCCTTTACAATCATGGTGTAAGGCTTTCCACAATAAATGAAAACACCGTAGCTGACCTTAAAAAGTTGGAGTCAAAGGGCACGACTGTCCTATCCTGCGGCCTTTGCTTAGGCAACTACAACTTAAAAGATGATCTTAAAGTAGGTCAAGTGACAAATATGGACAACATTGTGGATCTGCAAATACATTACAGGACAGTGAAACCTTGTTGA
- a CDS encoding DUF3343 domain-containing protein codes for MSYKLLTFKSANYAMEAEKKTKDLKTRLITLPSWVTSDCGFGLKVGENLDDVVKILGRENIEGIYDLK; via the coding sequence TTGAGTTACAAACTTTTAACCTTTAAGTCGGCAAACTATGCCATGGAAGCGGAAAAAAAGACTAAGGACTTAAAAACCCGTCTCATTACTCTGCCCTCTTGGGTAACATCGGACTGCGGATTCGGTCTTAAAGTGGGAGAAAATTTAGATGACGTTGTGAAAATTTTAGGCAGAGAAAATATAGAAGGAATTTACGATCTCAAATGA
- a CDS encoding aminotransferase class V-fold PLP-dependent enzyme has protein sequence MIYLDNASTTLIKPDSVGIAVMEGINSHHFANPNRGSYEMSLNSLRALYDLREELGELFGVKSLNVSLCANVTTALNLVLNSLLHEKDHIITSMAEHNSVLRPLNHLKLKGVEVSYLPLAGDKIDLSFLNKLLQKNTKALCITAMSNVSGQITDLKTAADFCKKHGLILIIDGAQAAGTMDLSLKDFDHTVLCFTGHKSLYGPQGTGGLAVKGDIKFEEVFSGGGGNSNDEHQSPFIPDIFEYGTINVHSNLGLLAGVKYVKSIGIDKISKDLFELSSYLYKSLKSLDGVRLYGDHDYPHGPIVSFNYKDYSSEEVTDILWQKKEIATRAKLHCAPFFHKALATDKRGMVRVSLSTFNTFEDIDKLIETLKFIP, from the coding sequence ATGATTTACTTGGATAATGCATCAACAACTTTAATAAAGCCTGATTCAGTAGGCATTGCCGTAATGGAAGGCATTAACTCTCATCATTTCGCAAACCCCAACAGAGGCTCATATGAAATGTCTTTAAATTCTCTAAGAGCACTTTACGATTTGCGAGAAGAGTTGGGAGAACTTTTCGGCGTTAAGTCACTTAACGTATCCCTCTGTGCAAATGTCACTACTGCCCTTAACTTGGTTTTAAATTCACTTTTACACGAAAAAGATCACATAATAACTTCAATGGCGGAACACAACTCCGTCCTTCGTCCTTTAAATCACTTAAAGCTTAAAGGCGTAGAAGTGTCCTACTTGCCTTTAGCAGGCGATAAAATCGACCTAAGCTTCTTAAATAAACTCCTTCAAAAAAACACAAAGGCTCTCTGTATTACTGCCATGTCAAATGTGTCGGGACAGATCACCGACTTAAAAACTGCGGCAGACTTTTGTAAAAAACACGGACTTATTTTAATCATAGATGGAGCACAGGCTGCAGGCACCATGGACTTAAGTTTAAAAGACTTTGACCACACCGTCCTTTGCTTTACGGGGCACAAGTCCCTTTACGGGCCGCAGGGCACGGGAGGCCTTGCCGTAAAAGGAGATATAAAATTTGAAGAAGTCTTCTCAGGCGGCGGTGGAAATTCAAATGACGAACACCAAAGCCCCTTTATACCTGACATATTTGAATACGGCACAATAAATGTCCATTCAAACTTGGGACTTTTGGCTGGAGTAAAGTATGTAAAGTCAATAGGAATTGATAAAATTTCAAAGGACCTGTTTGAACTTTCATCCTACCTTTACAAATCCTTGAAGTCTTTGGATGGCGTAAGGCTTTATGGAGACCACGACTATCCCCACGGGCCAATTGTGTCCTTTAACTACAAGGACTACTCTTCAGAAGAAGTGACAGACATACTTTGGCAAAAGAAAGAGATCGCCACGAGGGCGAAACTTCACTGCGCCCCTTTCTTTCACAAGGCCCTGGCAACGGATAAAAGAGGTATGGTGCGAGTATCTCTATCCACTTTCAACACCTTTGAAGATATAGACAAACTTATTGAAACGTTAAAATTTATCCCCTAA
- a CDS encoding ZIP family metal transporter: MELAIILGCILPGLATGLGAIPIFFTRNVSQNLLDVLLGAAAGVMLAATCFSLIMPSIEYGGGDVKAVLITSLGIFLGGVMLDLIDKYAPHEHLLDKRVEGKNTDSLKKIWLFIIAITIHNFPEGLATGVGFGTENLQDGIAIALGIALQNMPEGLAVALSLVRENYSPKKAFFIATLTGLVEPIGAFIGYGLTSLFQSLIGFILALAAGAMLFVISDEIIPETHSNGYEREATYGIIVGFILMMIMDVTLG, translated from the coding sequence TTGGAATTAGCAATTATTTTAGGATGTATCCTTCCAGGACTTGCAACAGGTCTAGGCGCCATCCCCATATTTTTTACAAGAAATGTATCCCAAAACCTTTTAGATGTGCTACTTGGAGCAGCAGCTGGAGTCATGCTTGCGGCAACGTGCTTCTCCCTTATCATGCCCTCTATTGAATACGGAGGTGGAGATGTAAAAGCAGTCCTAATTACATCTCTAGGAATATTTTTAGGCGGAGTCATGCTTGACTTAATTGACAAGTATGCTCCACACGAACACTTGCTTGACAAGAGAGTGGAGGGTAAAAATACAGACAGCCTTAAAAAAATTTGGCTCTTTATTATAGCAATTACAATTCACAACTTCCCAGAAGGTTTGGCAACAGGCGTGGGCTTCGGTACGGAAAACTTACAAGATGGTATAGCAATAGCCCTTGGCATTGCACTTCAAAATATGCCTGAGGGTCTTGCAGTTGCCCTGTCCTTAGTGAGAGAAAATTATTCGCCTAAGAAAGCATTTTTTATAGCGACCTTGACAGGACTTGTGGAACCCATAGGAGCCTTTATAGGCTACGGGCTTACATCCCTCTTTCAAAGCCTCATCGGATTTATATTGGCCCTTGCTGCAGGAGCAATGCTCTTTGTCATAAGCGACGAAATAATCCCCGAGACCCACTCAAACGGCTACGAAAGAGAAGCCACCTACGGTATCATCGTTGGCTTTATTCTAATGATGATAATGGATGTAACCTTGGGATAA
- a CDS encoding VWA domain-containing protein — translation MIELVFILDKSGSMEGLEKDTIGGFNSMIERQKKEEGEAYVSTILFNQESKVIHDRVSIKDVPKLTEEEYYVEGCTALLDAVGGAIKHMGNIHKYARKEDVPDKTLFVITTDGMENASRRYGYREVKRLITNQRDKYGWEFIFLGANIDAEEEGEKFGIKREMAVKYHSDEKGTELNYRVIGNAISYVRRNKGRVDKHWKDEITEDYKNRKDKR, via the coding sequence ATGATAGAACTTGTATTTATATTAGATAAGAGTGGCTCGATGGAAGGCTTGGAAAAGGATACAATAGGTGGGTTTAACTCCATGATCGAAAGGCAAAAAAAAGAAGAGGGAGAAGCCTATGTCTCCACAATATTATTTAACCAAGAGAGTAAAGTAATACACGACAGAGTATCCATAAAAGACGTGCCAAAGCTGACAGAGGAAGAATACTATGTAGAAGGCTGCACCGCACTACTTGATGCAGTGGGAGGAGCCATAAAACACATGGGAAACATTCACAAGTATGCCCGCAAAGAAGATGTGCCAGATAAGACGTTATTTGTAATCACCACAGATGGCATGGAAAATGCCAGCAGAAGATACGGTTACAGAGAAGTAAAAAGACTAATCACCAACCAAAGAGATAAATACGGCTGGGAATTTATTTTCTTAGGCGCAAACATAGATGCAGAAGAAGAAGGAGAAAAATTTGGCATAAAAAGAGAAATGGCGGTAAAGTATCACAGCGACGAAAAAGGCACAGAACTAAATTACAGAGTAATAGGAAACGCCATATCCTATGTAAGAAGAAACAAAGGAAGAGTCGACAAACACTGGAAGGACGAAATTACAGAAGACTACAAAAACAGAAAAGACAAAAGATAA
- a CDS encoding macro domain-containing protein, whose protein sequence is MPFEIVRNNIVNIKVDAIVNTANPKPIVGGGVDSEIHKGAGPELLIARKEIGDIPFGKAFITSAYNLKAKYVIHTSTPSWEGGYKGEGEILSSCIKNSLNLAKEKGCNSIAMPLIGTGTCGYPSDLALQITIKEVSGFLLKNEMRIYLAVFSKNAFSLSKKLFQSVKEYISENYVEEKINEEYIGSFYRSYNIEPAKMASLIQDSESIEDILKNLDEGFSKTLLRLIDKSGKTDPKVYKKANIDRKLFSKIKNNPDYRPSKTTAIAFALALELNKEGMEDLIGKAGYALTRSSKFDVIIEYFIERKNYNIFEINEVLFAFDQPLIGG, encoded by the coding sequence ATGCCATTTGAAATAGTGAGAAACAACATAGTGAATATAAAAGTGGATGCGATTGTAAATACGGCAAATCCTAAGCCTATAGTAGGTGGCGGAGTAGATAGTGAGATTCACAAAGGTGCAGGGCCAGAGCTTCTCATTGCGAGAAAGGAAATAGGCGACATACCCTTTGGCAAAGCTTTTATTACGTCTGCATATAACTTAAAGGCAAAATATGTAATCCACACTTCAACTCCATCGTGGGAAGGCGGATACAAGGGGGAAGGAGAAATACTTTCATCCTGCATTAAAAACTCTTTAAACTTGGCGAAAGAAAAGGGCTGCAACTCTATAGCCATGCCTTTGATTGGAACGGGAACCTGTGGATATCCAAGCGACTTGGCGCTTCAAATTACCATTAAAGAAGTGAGCGGATTTTTATTAAAAAACGAAATGCGAATCTACCTTGCAGTCTTTTCAAAGAACGCTTTTTCATTGTCAAAAAAACTCTTTCAGTCGGTAAAAGAATATATTTCAGAAAACTACGTGGAAGAAAAAATAAATGAAGAATACATAGGCTCATTTTACAGAAGCTATAATATAGAGCCCGCCAAGATGGCATCCCTTATACAAGACAGTGAAAGTATTGAGGACATTTTAAAAAATTTGGACGAAGGATTCTCTAAGACCTTATTAAGACTCATAGACAAGTCCGGCAAGACGGATCCTAAAGTTTATAAAAAGGCAAATATTGACAGAAAACTTTTTTCCAAAATCAAAAATAATCCCGACTATCGCCCCTCAAAGACCACAGCAATAGCCTTTGCCTTGGCATTGGAACTGAATAAGGAAGGGATGGAAGATTTAATAGGAAAAGCAGGCTATGCTCTCACAAGAAGCAGCAAGTTTGATGTAATAATTGAGTATTTTATCGAAAGAAAAAATTACAATATCTTTGAAATAAACGAAGTATTATTTGCTTTTGACCAACCTTTAATTGGAGGATAA